A DNA window from Camelina sativa cultivar DH55 chromosome 17, Cs, whole genome shotgun sequence contains the following coding sequences:
- the LOC104757288 gene encoding auxin-responsive protein SAUR65-like, producing MINTKKLLKMAKKWHQRAALHRKRISFQRSTTTITTTSSSTTAVEKGCFVVYTVDKIRFAFPISYLNNSVFQELLTISEEEFGLTAGGPITLPFDSVFLEYLINLIQRRIDGDTEKALLMSISSARCSLQLQNQYCSTTQQSLVF from the coding sequence ATGATCAACACTAAGAAACTACTCAAGATGGCCAAGAAATGGCACCAGAGAGCAGCCCTTCACAGGAAAAGAATCTCGTTTCAGAGGTCAACTACTACTATTACTACTACTAGCAGCTCAACAACTGCTGTGGAGAAGGGCTGTTTCGTGGTTTACACGGTTGATAAAATCCGCTTTGCTTTTCCCATAAGTTACCTGAACAACTCTGTTTTCCAAGAGCTCTTGACAATCTCTGAGGAAGAGTTTGGCCTCACGGCAGGTGGACCAATCACGTTACCGTTCGATTCGGTTTTCTTGGAGTATCTCATTAATTTGATCCAGCGAAGAATAGATGGAGATACAGAAAAGGCTCTGTTAATGTCAATCTCTAGTGCTAGATGCTCCTTGCAACTACAAAACCAATACTGTAGTACTACTCAACAATCGCTTGTATTTTAG
- the LOC104757289 gene encoding auxin-responsive protein SAUR64: protein MMNTKKLIKMAKKWQQRAALHRKRISFQRSSTATSSTAAEKGCFVVYTTDRTRFAFPISYLSNSVFQELLKISEEEFGLSTDGPITLPFDSVFLKYLIKLVERRMDGDTEKALLMSISSARCSLHCSLQQQEQSTQQLFVF, encoded by the coding sequence ATGATGAACACAAAGAAGCTTATCAAGATGGCCAAGAAATGGCAACAGAGAGCAGCCCTACACAGGAAAAGGATCTCATTCCAAAGATCAAGTACTGCTACTAGCTCAACCGCTGCAGAGAAGGGCTGTTTTGTGGTTTACACGACAGATCGCACACGCTTTGCTTTTCCTATAAGTTACCTGAGCAACTCTGTTTTCCAAGAGCTCTTGAAGATATCTGAAGAAGAGTTTGGCCTCTCCACGGACGGACCAATCACGTTGCCATTCGATTCGGTTTTCTTAAAGTATCTAATCAAATTGGTCGAAAGAAGAATGGACGGAGATACGGAAAAGGCTTTGTTAATGTCGATCTCTAGTGCTAGATGTTCTTTACATTGTTCTTTGCAACAACAAGAACAGAGTACTCAACAATTGTTTGTGTTTTAG
- the LOC104757290 gene encoding uncharacterized protein LOC104757290, whose protein sequence is MAGEQMKPVASGLLVLNFCMYVIVLGIGGWAMNRAIDHGFEVGPNLNLPAHFSPIYFPMGNAATGFFVIFALLAGVVGAASTISGLSHIRSWTVGSLPAAATAATIAWTLTVLAMGFAWKEIELQGRNAKLRTMEAFLIILSVTQLVYIAAVHGVKRP, encoded by the exons ATGGCGGGTGAGCAAATGAAACCTGTAGCCTCTGGACTTCTTGTGTTGAACTTCTGCATGTATGTGATCGTTCTAGGCATTGGAGGATGGGCCATGAACCGAGCCATTGACCATGGATTTGAAGTCG GCCCTAATTTAAACCTTCCAGCACATTTCTCCCCAATATATTTCCCGATGGGAAACGCAGCGACAGGATTCTTTGTAATATTTGCGTTGCTGGCGGGAGTGGTTGGTGCGGCTTCCACAATCTCGGGCCTTAGTCACATTCGTTCTTGGACCGTGGGAAGCTTACCGGCTGCAGCCACTGCTGCAACTATTGCCTGGACCCTTACAGTTCTTGCCATGGG ATTCGCTTGGAAAGAAATCGAGCTTCAAGGGAGAAACGCCAAACTG AGAACCATGGAGGCGTTCTTGATCATACTCTCAGTCACACAACTTGTTTACATCGCCGCGGTTCACGGCGTGAAGAGACCTTAA
- the LOC104757291 gene encoding E3 ubiquitin-protein ligase rnf213-beta-like: MPSGAKKRKALRKKQQQQQQGAIGGATTSTTTNHKGFNGDNNLHGNDEHGSQDGRGSDDSSSSSSPGGSQGNEEFGKKDSPAAVLSSSGMVKGAAKEISGDGDVTQGLGPKKSDNAVAVERGTDYQKSVVGNSTNSFSENRTHPAKHVASVTEITPVVESVKPVVVAPLSKAVTSEKSEHVDETSSLVKKKSEKNGECLPSPGLENNNSKVVVTLPRSAAETSKKLESVKKSEVPVSSEEKCLLLPGPPVVRRTSWLSCCGLFDAMTGSDR, from the exons ATGCCGTCCGGTGCGAAGAAGAGAAAGGCCTTGaggaagaagcagcagcagcagcaacaaggaGCGATTGGTGGAGctactactagtactactacCAACCATAAGGGTTTCAATGGCGATAATAATCTCCATG GGAATGATGAACATGGAAGCCAAGATGGGAGGGGAAGTGATGATAGCAGTTCGAGTTCTTCCCCTGGTGGTTCTCAAGGAAATGAAGAATTTGGGAAAAAAGATTCACCTGCTGCTGTTCTATCCTCTTCTGGTATGGTGAAAGGTGCTGCTAAGGAGATATCTGGAGATGGAGATGTTACTCAGGGACTTGGACCCAAAAAAAGTGACAATGCAGTTGCGGTTGAAAGAGGAACTGATTACCAGAAAAGTGTTGTGGGGAACTCAACCAATTCCTTTTCTGAAAACCGTACTCACCCAGCCAAACATGTAGCTTCAGTTACGGAAATCACTCCCGTTGTTGAGTCTGTCAAACCTGTGGTGGTTGCTCCTCTCTCCAAAGCAGTGACCTCTGAAAAGAGTGAGCATGTTGATGAGACCTCAAGCTTGGTTAAAAAGAAGTCTGAGAAAAACGGAGAGTGTCTTCCATCTCCGGGACTGGAAAACAATAATAGTAAGGTGGTGGTTACTCTTCCAAGATCTGCTGCTGAAACAAGCAAAAAATTAGAGAGCGTAAAAAAATCTGAAGTTCCAGTATCCTCTGAGGAAAAA TGTCTTTTGCTGCCTGGTCCACCAGTTGTCCGAAGGACTTCATGGCTAAGTTGCTGCGGGTTGTTTGATGCTATGACAGGATCTGATAGATAA
- the LOC104757292 gene encoding uncharacterized protein LOC104757292: MRATGPLVTFNQKIMRRCKNLLIRITKSCPRRHYRHLKLEKDSSSSSSSSSSSGKKATKALASFFLSFQKQKQKKEKMKRLNELRSFSDAVSERKTSKTESRKKVFPSNLTPSWLCQGKTHSQEVTQGHDPPRDSTSAFLP, from the coding sequence ATGAGAGCCACGGGACCACTAGTTACGTTTAATCAGAAGATTATGCGGCGTTGCAAGAACCTCCTGATCAGAATCACCAAGAGCTGTCCCAGACGCCATTACCGGCATTTGAAACTTGagaaagattcttcttcttcctcatcatcatcatcatcatctgggAAGAAAGCCACAAAAGCGTTGGCTTcattcttcctctctttccagaagcagaagcagaagaaggaaaagatgaaGCGACTTAACGAACTCAGGAGTTTCTCGGATGCCGTCAGTGAAAGGAAGACATCAAAAACTGAATCAAGAAAGAAAGTATTCCCATCTAATCTCACGCCGTCTTGGCTCTGTCAAGGTAAGACACATTCACAAGAGGTCACACAGGGTCATGATCCACCTAGAGACAGCACAAGCGCGTTCCTTCCATGA
- the LOC109129833 gene encoding eukaryotic translation initiation factor 4E-3-like — protein sequence MVVVVVEDSSVSTMMAAENIDPNTPTNPILKEKHVPAIKAISSANEDGPPKEKSILSGGNNIASKKSTTVIQKSHLIQNSWAFWFDAPSSKSNQVTWGSSLRSLYTFSSIEEFWSLYNNIHPPTKWVPGADLYCFKHKIDPKWEDPTCATGGKWTMMFPKATLESNWLNTLLALVGEQFDHGDEICGAVLNFRARGDKISIWTKNAADEDAQLSIGKQWKELLGYNDTIGFIVHEDAKTLGRDAKERYTL from the exons atggtggtggtggtggttgaagATTCTTCAGTATCGACGATGATGGCTGCAGAGAACATTGATCCTAACACCCCGACGAACCCTATCCTCAAAGAGAAGCATGTTCCGGCGATTAAGGCTATCTCCTCCGCCAACGAGGACGGTCCGCCGAAGGAGAAATCGATTCTTTCCGGTGGGAACAACATCGCGTCGAAGAAATCAACCACCGTAATCCAGAAATCGCACTTGATCCAGAATTCTTGGGCATTTTGGTTCGATGCACCTTCGTCGAAATCGAATCAAGTCACATGGGGAAGCTCTTTGAGATCTTTGTATACATTCTCTTCTATAGAAGAGTTCTGGAG TCTTTACAATAACATTCATCCTCCAACCAAGTGGGTTCCAGGGGCCGATCTCTACTGCTTCAAACATAAGATTGATCCGAAATGGGAAGATCCTACCTGTGCTACTGGAGGCAAATGGACTATGATGTTCCCTAAAGCTACACTAGAATCCAATTGGCTTAACACG TTACTTGCGTTAGTTGGTGAGCAATTTGACCACGGGGATGAGATTTGTGGGGCAGTTTTGAACTTCAGAGCAAGAGGGGACAAGATCTCTATATGGACAAAGAACGCTGCAGATGAGGATGCTCag CTAAGCATTGGAAAGCAGTGGAAGGAACTTCTTGGTTACAATGACACAATCGGATTTATAGTTCAT gaggATGCAAAAACTCTTGGTCGTGATGCTAAAGAACGATATACTTTATGA
- the LOC109129897 gene encoding uncharacterized protein LOC109129897: METKQPRVVLEKYIGHFGYTDLTTVEPIGSSGGLALFYSQADFNVTILFESNRLIDIEAVYKGRVIYLTFVYGDPVPKNRDMVWERLLRIGVSRSSPWFTVGDFNELTGNHEKRGGKLRHPSSFLPFNGMIQDCGFLEFPFLGDCLSWRGWRDKKPIRCRLDRALGNEDWHDLFPDTVLEYLPMIASDHKPVVVNIGAKRPRGKRRFMFDPRWIGKEGLMEAIEAGWVGGTPQSSPNFLDKIVICRRAISRWRKDHVPFGRETIEDLKCQLSVAQADDATPLSVIADLNARLWEAYKDEEVYWYLKSRNKWMQMGDQNSKYFHALTKQRRARNRIIGLYDKNEIWSTEDEDICNIAVSYFADLFTTLHPTNFDEVLREVHPVITAEANAQLTARVTESEVRAALFMMHPDKAPGPDGMTALFYQKAWQIVKGDLVSLVNGFFEEGVFDRGLNTTHICLIPKVAKPTRMTELRPISLCNVGYKIISKIMCQRLKKLLPDLISETQSAFVPGRLISDNILIAQEMFHGLRTNPSCKGKFMAIKTDMSKAYDRVEWEFIDKLLHKMGFDEKWIRWIMFCVSSVEYKVLLNGQPNGLIIPERGLRQGDPLSPYLFILCTEVLIANIRKAEAEKLITGIKVANKCPPITHLLFADDSLFFCKVAKDQCEAILRILRNYEAASGQQINFAKSSIQFGHTVAEQTKLEIQGVLGITAQGGMGSYLGLPESLGGSKTKVFSFVRERLQGRTTGWSARLLSKGGKEVMIKSIATAVPTFVMSCFRLPKTITSKLSSAVANFWWSSDGRTGGMHWLAWEKLCCSKQQGGLGFRNVDDFNSALLAKQLWRLIEYPDSLFARILKGRYYRNSDPMEPIRSYSPSYGWRSIISARSLVQKGLIKRVGSGESISIWTDPWIPAQSPRPALSKGPFKDPSLKISHLIDSRTRSWRMDVLSDHFDPGDVALIGALPLGSCPKDDTLGWHFTKNGRYTVKSGYHVARLTKTGPFKAVGVGPEITSLLASVWKVRCPPKLHHFMWQVLSGCIPVSRNLRKRGISCDLSCSRCGAEEETVNHVLFLCPPARQVWALSQVPVGSQCFPVESVFANMDHLLDPNSPGSHVSAFPWILWYLWKARNAKVFENITERPEETVRIAEGEAVSWHKAQEGGEDGVNSDQPTVAESRPQRPNGSLPLFFTGYRCFVDGSWKSNDRFAGAGWFCIQPHDPRPGRGATNFRQSLSPLHAEVEAFIWAMRCMIGHDYCDVAFYSDCADLVKMVSSPHDWPAFSTYLHDIRTDREEFSSFSLSYISRDANSKADLLARYARTSPQSVLYVNKFPTHWLV, translated from the coding sequence atggaaACAAAACAGCCTCGTGTGGTTCTGGAAAAATATATAGGGCATTTTGGCTACACAGATTTAACCACAGTGGAACCTATTGGTTCAAGTGGGGGCTTGGCACTTTTTTACAGTCAAGCGGATTTTAATGttacaattttatttgagtctaaTCGGTTAATCGACATTGAAGCGGTTTATAAAGGACGGGTCATTTATTTAACGTTCGTTTATGGTGATCCAGTCCCGAAGAACCGTGACATGGTGTGGGAGCGGTTATTGCGTATTGGTGTGTCTCGGTCCTCTCCATGGTTTACTGTTGGTGATTTCAATGAATTAACTGGTAATCATGAGAAACGAGGAGGCAAATTACGGCATCCGTCTTCATTTCTTCCTTTCAATGGAATGATCCAAGATTGTGGTTTTCTGGAATTTCCATTCCTAGGAGATTGCTTATCTTGGCGAGGTTGGCGGGATAAAAAGCCAATCCGGTGTCGGTTGGATAGAGCCCTCGGCAATGAAGATTGGCATGATCTATTTCCAGATACGGTACTCGAGTATTTACCTATGATTGCCTCTGATCATAAGCCCGTTGTGGTCAATATAGGGGCAAAAAGGCCACGGGGAAAAAGACGTTTTATGTTTGACCCACGGTGGATTGGGAAGGAAGGGTTGATGGAGGCAATCGAGGCAGGATGGGTTGGGGGGACTCCTCAGAGCTCACCcaattttttagataaaattgtaatttgtaGACGGGCTATTTCTAGGTGGCGTAAGGACCACGTTCCTTTTGGTAGGGAAACAATTGAGGATCTAAAGTGCCAGTTGTCTGTCGCGCAGGCTGACGATGCAACTCCACTTTCGGTTATCGCTGATTTAAATGCTAGACTGTGGGAAGCCTATAAGGATGAGGAGGTGTATTGGTATTTGAAGAGTCGCAATAAATGGATGCAGATGGGCGACCAAAATTCAAAGTACTTTCACGCTCTGACCAAGCAAAGACGGGCCCGCAATCGGATCATTGGTCTTTatgataaaaatgagatttggTCTACGGAGGATGAGGACATCTGCAATATTGCAGTATCGTATTTTGCTGATCTGTTTACAACATTACATCCGACAAATTTTGATGAGGTCTTACGTGAGGTACACCCAGTGATTACAGCTGAGGCCAATGCTCAGTTAACAGCCCGGGTCACAGAATCAGAGGTCCGCGCGgctttatttatgatgcatccggatAAGGCTCCGGGTCCAGATGGGATGACcgctttgttttaccaaaaagcGTGGCAGATTGTTAAAGGAGACCTTGTCTCACTAGTTAATGGTTTTTTCGAGGAGGGGGTTTTTGATAGAGGTTTGAATACTACGCATATCTGTCTCATTCCGAAGGTGGCTAAGCCGACTCGGATGACGGAGCTGCGTCCAATTAGTTTGTGTAACGTGggatataagattatttctaaGATCATGTGTCAACGGCTAAAGAAGCTTTTACCGGACCTTATTTCAGAAACACAATCAGCTTTCGTCCCGGGAAGGCTCATTTCGGATAACATCCtgattgctcaggagatgtttcacggCTTACGGACTAATCCGTCTTGTAAAGGGAAATTTATGGCTATTAAGACAGATATGAGCAAGGCATATGACAGGGTGGAATGGGAGTTTATTGACAAATTACTTCACAAGATGGGGTTTGATGAGAAATGGATTAGatggattatgttttgtgttagttCGGTGGAGTACAAAGTTCTTCTGAATGGTCAACCGAATGGTCTGATTATTCCGGAAAGGGGATTACGACAAGGAgatcctttatctccttatttatttattttatgcacaGAGGTTTTAATTGCCAACATTCGGAAGGCGGAAGCAGAAAAATTAATTACAGGGATTAAGGTGGCCAACAAATGCCCCCCAATCACCCATCTCttatttgcggatgacagtCTTTTTTTCTGTAAGGTCGCCAAGGACCAATGTGAGGCCATCTTGAGGATTTTACGGAATTATGAGGCCGCCTCGGGTCAGCAAATTAATTTTGCGAAATCCTCCATCCAGTTTGGTCACACGGTTGCGGAACAGACAAAACTGGAGATTCAAGGGGTTCTAGGGATCACAGCTCAGGGTGGTATGGGATCGTACTTGGGGCTGCCCGAGAGTTTAGGGGGGTCGAAAACAAAAGTGTTTTCGTTTGTCCGGGAACGATTGCAGGGTCGAACGACGGGTTGGTCGGCGAGACTGCTCTCTAAAGGAGGGAAGGAGGTTATGATCAAATCGATTGCTACTGCGGTACCGACGTTTGTGATGTCTTGCTTTCGGCTACCGAAGACGATCACATCCAAATTGTCCAGTGCggtggcaaatttttggtggagttcggATGGAAGGACGGGTGGTATGCACTGGCTTGCCTGGGAGAAGCTTTGTTGTAGTAAGCAACAGGGCGGCTTAGGGTTTCGGAATGTCGATGATTTTAATTCGGCTTTGCTGGCAAAACAATTATGGAGGCTTATTGAATATCCGGATTCTTTGTTTGCCAGGATTCTTAAGGGTCGGTACTATCGGAACTCGGATCCCATGGAACCGATTCGTTCCTACTCTCCTTCCTACGGGTGGAGGAGTATAATTTCAGCTCGCTCTCTGGTACAAAAAGGGCTTATTAAACGTGTTGGTTCGGGCGAGTCCATTTCAATATGGACTGACCCCTGGATACcagctcaatccccgagaccagctcTTAGTAAGGGCCCTTTTAAGGACCCTTCTCTTAAAATCTCACACTTGATTGATTCTCGGACACGTTCATGGCGGATGGATGTGCTCTCGGACCACTTTGATCCTGGCGATGTTGCATTGATAGGTGCACTGCCCTTAGGAAGCTGCCCCAAGGATGATACTCTTGGTTGGCATTTTACGAAAAATGGGAGGTATACTGTTAAGTCTGGCTATCATGTGGCCCGTTTGACGAAAACAGGGCCTTTTAAGGCGGTTGGGGTCGGACCAGAGATTACTTCTCTTCTGGCTAGTGTTTGGAAGGTGCGTTGCCCACCAAAACTGCAccattttatgtggcaggttttGTCAGGGTGTATCCCGGTTTCACGAAATTTGCGGAAACGTGGCATTTCATGTGATTTGTCCTGCTCACGTTGTGGTGCAGAGGAGGAGACAGTAAATCATGTCTTGTTCCTTTGCCCCCCGGCACGTCAGGTGTGGGCATTATCCCAGGTACCGGTCGGTTCACAGTGTTTTCCGGTGGAGTCAGTTTTTGCAAATATGGATCATTTATTGGACCCCAATAGCCCGGGCTCTCATGTGTCCGCTTTCCcgtggattttgtggtatttatgGAAGGCGCGTAATGCAAAGGTTTTCGAAAATATTACAGAACGCCCAGAGGAAACGGTCCGGATAGCTGAAGGTGAGGCTGTATCCTGGCATAAGGCTCAGGAGGGAGGTGAAGATGGGGTTAACTCTGACCAACCTACGGTAGCCGAATCCCGCCCACAGCGGCCCAACGGCTCTCTACCTTTGTTCTTTACAGGTTACCGATGTTTTgtggatggttcttggaaatcCAATGATCGGTTCGCAGGAGCAGGGTGGTTCTGTATCCAGCCCCATGACCCAAGGCCAGGAAGGGGTGCTACTAATTTCCGGCAAAGTCTTTCCCCCTTACACGCTGAAGtggaagctttcatttgggcaatGCGCTGCATGATCGGACACGATTACTGTGATGTGGCTTTCTACTCGGACTGCgctgacttggtgaagatggtgtcttcaccgCACGACTGGCCGGCTTTCTCGACTTACCTACATGACATAAGGACGGACAGGGAGGAgttctcttccttttccttaTCTTATATTTCCAGAGATGCAAATTCAAAAGCGGATCTTCTTGCACGCTATGCGCGCACTTCTCCGCAAAGTGTTCTGTATGTAAACAAGTTCCCTAcgcattggctcgtttga
- the LOC109129834 gene encoding thionin-like protein 1 → MEDKRMAMLVVMMLVMGNMLIETEAVLSFPVCYAGCLAGCGVLSFGFKKLLCPIMCIKDCKRRTLSVKAKSKTDYYCNLGCATDRCASSSSIDDKDHVQKVSVCVDSCSETCSTCSHKN, encoded by the exons ATGGAGGACAAAAGAATGGCCATGTTAGTGGTGATGATGTTGGTGATGGGGAACATGTTGATCGAGACAGAGGCTGTTTTGTCTTTCCCAGTATGTTACGCAGGTTGTCTTGCGGGGTGTGGTGTTTTATCCTtcggttttaaaaaattactatgTCCTATTATGTGTATCAAGGACTGTAAACGTCGTACACTTTCTGTTAAGGCAAAATCAAAAACTGATTATTACTGCAACCTCGGATGTGCTACCGATCGTTGTGCTTCATCCTCATCAATCGACGACaaag ATCATGTGCAGAAAGTTTCAGTATGCGTGGATTCATGTTCAGAGACGTGCAGCACGTGCTCCCACAAGAACTAA